A DNA window from Aspergillus nidulans FGSC A4 chromosome I contains the following coding sequences:
- a CDS encoding uncharacterized protein (transcript_id=CADANIAT00007087), with protein sequence MQLPPELILLVIEALIPFKSRILPPGHIVTRTLLSLSLTCKLTYPLARELLFTHCLYLNSGKRIENVLNQSQLYRFGRYGPAGVDKGTRARSLFLAFPSPVTISLNSTDRQIDSLLSLFSTNVRCLIIDLPLRHLIFNDTENRRAQNVVYGAILRLEAVEEFCYLRDGLGTAPYRHTWLNRLDISAWSLGVTLMWPRLRRLALCNPAFDHLLVETLRQSSNLTHLAFTCPSKMESLYTDRAVQSLDFAKTFSHLQRVLILQGDGPLEITHPWDFWESRMVTQHVDRGNWEQSFLGKLMVTMQTAARSTSVLQFQPELVYINEPKTGPFDAEDYATFQEWTGARALDGTLWDYPGLIYDANVHGRIAAALFADAQDENSRSAFAGLTVPGIYALFKGHIAMCGANPIGNLTQLTKTRTYTQSCRCISLSRNRLEGDSKILPNQREFWLWRTHQVRFRDGGISRKLLEFGYNIGP encoded by the exons ATGCAACTCCCTCCCGAATTGATCCTGCTTGTCATAGAGGCCCTCATTCCGTTCAAGTCACGCATCCTGCCTCCTGGCCACATTGTCACCCGCActctcctcagcctcagcctcacCTGCAAGCTAACCTATCCTCTGGCCCGCGAGCTCCTCTTCACTCACTGTCTCTACCTGAACTCTGGCAAGCGAATTGAAAATGTCCTCAACCAGAGCCAACTGTACAGGTTCGGCCGCTACGGCCCTGCGGGTGTAGACAAAGGAACGCGGGCGAGGTCCCTATTCCTCGCCTTCCCCTCACCAGTAACCATCAGCCTAAACTCAACAGACCGACAAATCGACAGCCTTTTATCCCTCTTCAGCACCAACGTCCGCTGCCTCATTATTGATCTGCCACTGCGGCATCTGATTTTCAACGATACCGAAAATCGTAGGGCTCAGAATGTCGTGTACGGCGCGATTTTGCGCCTTGAGGCCGTAGAGGAGTTCTGCTATTTGCGAGATGGTCTCGGCACTGCACCTTACAGGCACACCTGGCTTAACCGCTTGGACATCTCTGCCTGGTCGTTAGGAGTGACGCTTATGTGGCCGCGGCTCCGTCGTCTGGCCTTGTGCAACCCAGCCTTTGACCACCTGTTGGTGGAGACGCTGCGGCAGAGCTCAAATCTCACGCATCTGGCTTTCACTTGTCCTTCCAAGATGGAGTCTCTGTATACCGATCGAGCAGTACAGTCACTAGACTTTGCAAAGACATTTAGCCATCTGCAACGTGTGCTCATCCTTCAAGGCGATGGTCCTCTAGAAATTACACATCCGTGGGACTTTTGGGAGAGCAGGATGGTTACCCAGCATGTTGACCGAGGAAACTGGGAGCAGAGCTTTCTGGGAAAACTGATGGTTACCATGCAAACTGCCGCTCGGTCCACATCAGTCCTTCAGTTTCAGCCGGAGCTGGTGTATATCAATGAGCCAAAAACAGGGCCATTTGATGCAGAGGATTACGCGACATTTCAGGAATGGACGGGTGCGCGGGCTTTGGATGGGACGTTGTGGGACTATCCGGGGTTGATCTATGATGCGAATGTTCACGGGCGCATTGCAGCGGCTCTATTTGCCGATGCTCAGGATGAAAACAGTCGTTCCGCATTC GCCGGACTCACCGTACCAGGCATATATGCCCTCTTCAAAGGTCATATTGCTATGTGCGGTGCAAACCCAATCGGTAACCTCACGCAGCTCACAAAAACACGTACATATACTCAGTCATGCCGATGTATCAGTCTCAGCAGGAACCGTTTG GAGGGCGACAGCAAGATCCTGCCAAACCAAAGAGAGTTTTGGCTGTGGCGCACGCATCAAGTGCGTTTCCGCGATGGTGGCATCTCGCGGAAGCTGCTCGAG TTCGGTTACAACATCGGTCCCTAA
- a CDS encoding uncharacterized protein (transcript_id=CADANIAT00007088), translated as MPGLSKLKKRLAAIKEEWGPLMAAKEEGDEEYNFPAGGGPRPGQNSSNQTPSQKEKQPESTDSDGRTSERARRSPDLDAIAE; from the exons ATGCCTGGGCTCtccaagctcaagaagcgTCTTGCTGCAATCAAGGAGGAATGGGGTCCCCTAATGGCCGCCAAagaggagggtgatgaggAGTACAATTTCCCGGCTGGAGGTGGGCCTAGGCCTGGTCAGAACAG TTCGAACCAAACGCCCTCACAGAAGGAGAAACAGCCCGAGTCTACCGATTCGGATGGGCGAACGAGTGAACGAGCGCGACGTAGcccagatcttgatgctATAGCCGAATAG
- a CDS encoding GFA family protein (transcript_id=CADANIAT00007089), producing the protein MPVGSCFCGKIQLEFTNSPITSGLCYCSDCRKNSGSLFTYSFVFRNADVKITGSPKVVTKRADSGNTVKNHFCDECGTPLYGLRVNPDGSQGESMIVRAGIFDNLSLFNQVKPKAELYVDGRVSWLCPIEGAEQFVGMVPLP; encoded by the exons atgcccgTCGGAAGCTGCTTTTGCGGGAAAATCCAGCTCGAGTTCACCAACTCGCCAATTACATCG GGCCTCTGCTACTGCAGCGACTGCCGCAAGAACAGCGGTTCCCTGTTTACCTACAGTTTCGTGTTCAGGAACGCCGACGTCAAGATCACTGGGTCTCCGAAAGTAGTCACCAAACGCGCCGACAGCGGGAATACAGTCAAGAACCATTTCTGCGATGAGTGTG GCACTCCCCTCTACGGCCTCCGTGTCAATCCCGATGGGAGTCAAGGCGAGAGCATGATCGTACGGGCGGGAATTTTTGATAACCTGAGCCTGTTCAATCAGGTGAAGCCCAAGGCGGAGCTGTATGTTGATGGACGGGTGAGCTGGCTGTGTCCGATTGAGGGGGCGGAGCAGTTTGTTGGGATGGTGCCTTTGCCTTAG
- a CDS encoding bifunctional metallophosphatase/5'-nucleotidase (transcript_id=CADANIAT00007090), with translation MKSSLSLAALAAAGTVLADDYLYSKRLAKRFVDDEGHYNVSFFHVNDVHAHLDQFASSGTSCDDPEKGCYGGYARIKTKVTELREQYPDNLWLNAGDEFQGTLFYTYYGGEKIAETLNELKFDAMTLGNHEWDGGDEALGQFLLNLTFPIVSCNVKSEVESLNETIKNYHIFEEHEIAVIGATTTTTPGISSVGNTTTFLDPVAEVQKAVWQIRNETEVNRIILLSHLGYEEDQDLAAKTEGISLIIGGHSHTLLGDMEDAKGDYPTIVEDLNGHEVFIVTAYRWGEYLGAIDLTFDDDGHALAYHGAPIHMDNSTSLDEELDTKIQGWAEAFADFAAEVLGETDAVLVQETCQEGDCLLGQVMADAMYEYRYNQTEGTDDEPALALINSGGVRAEINEGPITRGEVLTAFPFGNAIVELEFSGADLRKILEGAVSYVNQFNGDEITSWFQVSRGVRIEFNPDNEPGDRLVNVTIQGEAIDDERDYRVVTLDFLAGGGDSIFVATDDFITLDTQDEVLTQYIVARTPLSPELEERVVENDGQGENADESQNDEVDGPSDAAGMLAVPAWTALAGIAVAIMAM, from the exons ATGAAgtcctcgctgtcgctggCCGCCCTTGCGGCAGCTGGCACCGTCCTTGCCGACGACTACCTCTACAGCAAACGTCTGGCCAAGCGCTTTGTCGACGATGAGGGCCACTACAACGTGT CGTTTTTCCACGTCAACGATGTCCACGCGCACCTGGACCAGTTCGCCTCCTCGGGCACAAGCTGCGACGATCCAGAAAAAGGCTGCTACGGTGGCTATGCGCGcatcaagaccaaggtcACCGAGCTGCGCGAGCAGTACCCCGATAACCTGTGGCTGAACGCGGGCGACGAGTTCCAGGGCACGCTCTTCTACACCTACTACGGGGGCGAGAAGATCGCCGAGACACTTAACGAGCTCAAATTCGACGCCATGACGCTGGGTAACCACGAGTGGGATGGTGGCGACGAGGCGCTCGGCCAATTCCTGCTCAACCTGACCTTCCCGATCGTCTCGTGCAACGTCAAGAGCGAGGTCGAGTCGCTCAACGAGACGATCAAGAACTACCACATCTTCGAGGAGCACGAGATCGCTGTCATTGGTGCTacaacgacgacgacgccCGGCATCTCCAGTGTCGGAAACACGACCACCTTCCTTGACCCCGTCGCCGAGGTCCAGAAGGCCGTCTGGCAGATCCGCAATGAGACGGAGGTCAACCGCATCATCCTGCTCTCTCACCTCGGCTACGAGGAGGACCAGGACCTCGCCGCCAAGACGGAGGGAATCAGCTTGATTATCGGTGGCCACTCACACACTCTTCTGGGCGATATGGAAGACGCCAAGGGTGACTATCCAACCATCGTCGAAGATCTGAACGGTCATGAGGTCTTCATCGTTACCGCCTACCGCTGGGGCGAGTACCTCGGGGCCATCGACCTGACCTTCGATGACGACGGCCACGCGCTCGCGTACCACGGCGCACCCATCCACATGGATAACAGCACCagcttggacgaggagctcgacACGAAGATTCAGGGATGGGCCGAGGCGTTCGCCGACTTTGCCGCCGAAGTGCTCGGCGAGACGGACGCGGTGCTCGTGCAGGAGACGTGCCAGGAGGGCGACTGTCTGCTAGGCCAGGTCATGGCAGATGCGATGTATGAGTACCGCTACAACCAGACCGAGGGCACCGACGACGAGCCGGCCTTGGCCCTGATCAATTCCGGGGGCGTGCGCGCTGAGATCAATGAGGGTCCCATCACCCGCGGCGAAGTGCTCACGGCATTCCCCTTTGGCAACGCGATTGTCGAACTCGAATTCTCCGGTGCGGATCTCCGCAAGATCCTCGAGGGTGCGGTCTCGTACGTCAACCAATTTAACGGAGACGAGATTACGTCGTGGTTTCAGGTCTCACGCGGTGTGCGAATCGAGTTCAATCCCGATAACGAGCCGGGCGACAGGCTCGTCAATGTAACTATTCAGGGAGAGGCCATCGACGACGAGCGTGACTACCGCGTCGTGACCCTGGACTTCTTGGCCGGCGGTGGAGACAGCATCTTTGTCGCTACGGACGATTTCATCACGCTGGATACGCAGGATGAGGTGTTGACGCAGTACATCGTCGCGCGGACGCCGCTCTCACCCGAGCTTGAGGAGCGAGTGGTCGAGAATGACGGCCAGGGCGAGAATGCGGATGAGAGCCAGAACGACGAGGTGGATGGACCTTCTGACGCAGCTGGCATGCTGGCTGTTCCGGCCTGGACCGCTCTTGCTGGTATTGCTGTGGCGATAATGGCGATGTAG
- a CDS encoding CIA30 family protein (transcript_id=CADANIAT00007091), producing MTPEHFCFSFLDSITVKGFTTELTTTTRSPWLSADWTSTDDRVRGGSSHSYLIPSHDGKTATFNGHLDTRTLGGAGFASQRTTGDRSWDLSSYSGVELDIDTANSDTKLYTLIVKDEKGLLPPRDDGRERSGLSWEADFRPGYNKGKVAFKWEDFRPTYRGKEVHDVEPLDCKAIKRFSIMMRRFVFFGDFFGEQEGDFTLSIVSIAAWKDSREDNLGLEKEEGAIIVESKEAPDYGSWRVYEFKISLLSDAWVLDVPTYGIQMGCGIQKER from the exons ATGACCCCAGAGCatttctgcttctctttTCTTGATTCTATAACTGTAAAAGGCTTCACAACCGAG CTAACCACCACCACAAGAAGCCCCTGGCTCTCAGCAGACTGGACGTCCACCGACGACCGCGTCCGTGGCGGTTCCTCGCACTCCTATTTAATTCCATCGCACGACGGGAAAACCGCGACATTTAACGGTCATCTCGACACCCGCACCCTCGGCGGTGCCGGCTTCGCATCGCAGCGGACCACCGGAGACCGAAGCTGGGATCTATCCTCATACTCGGGGGTGGAATTGGATATTGACACTGCGAACTCGGACACGAAACTGTACACGCTCATCgtgaaggatgagaaggggCTTCTCCCGCCTAGAGACGACGGACGCGAGCGGAGCGGGTTGAGCTGGGAGGCGGATTTCAGGCCTGGTTATAACAAGGGCAAAGTGGCTTTCAAATGGGAGGATTTCAGGCCGACGTATAGAGGAAAAGAAGTGCATGACGTCGAGCCGTTGGACTGCAAGGCTATTAAGAGGTTCAGTATTATGATGCGAAGGTTCGTGTTTTTTGGTGA TTTCTTCGGTGAGCAGGAGGGCGACTTTACTCTTTCTATCGTATCTATAGCTGCTTGGAAGGATAGCAGGGAGGACAACCTGGGgctggagaaagaagagggtGCTATTATTGTGGAGTCCAAAGAGGCGCCTGACTATGGCAGCTGGAGAGTCTACG AATTCAAAATATCTCTGCTCTCAGATGCCTGGGTACTTGATGTACCAACATATGGAATCCAGATGGGCTGTGGGATACAGAAGG AACGATGA
- a CDS encoding germin family protein (transcript_id=CADANIAT00007092), whose product MHFTQFISTSLSISLLAGSALAIPTGSYSHSNSTDGSGSNIDSLLPPIVPVNPRSGNKELITSLLLAPTQADRAALLTEPGDYIFDFNEGGAPEGAEAKGLGGFSIAAHSKTFPALIGNGASMTLGFLGPCGMNTPHVHNRATELNVVVKGRLVTNFILENGVSPVENTLDLYQMAVFPQGSIHQEFNPDCGETVFVAGFNDADPGVSQVAQGLFGLRGDVVQATLGGIQTFNGQDIESFREMIPKNVALGIEACLAKCGLQKNEKRELKELMN is encoded by the coding sequence ATGCATTTCACTCAGTTCATTTCTACCTCCCTCTCTATCTCCCTTCTCGCGGGCTCTGCCCTAGCCATCCCCACGGGCTCCTACTCCCATTCCAACAGCACCGACGGCAGTGGCAGCAACATCGACAGCCTTCTCCCTCCCATCGTTCCCGTGAACCCGCGCTCCGGCAACAAGGAGCTCATCACCTCCCTTCTGCTCGCCCCCACCCAAGCTGACCGCGCCGCCCTCCTCACCGAACCAGGCGACTACATCTTCGATTTCAACGAGGGCGGCGCCCCCGAGGGCGCCGAGGCAAAAGGGCTAGGCGGCTTCTCCATCGCCGCCCACAGCAAAACCTTCCCTGCACTTATCGGCAACGGCGCCTCAATGACGCTGGGCTTTCTAGGCCCCTGCGGGATGAACACGCCGCACGTGCACAATCGCGCTACCGAGCTCAACGTCGTGGTCAAGGGGCGGCTGGTCACAAATTTCATCCTTGAGAACGGAGTGTCGCCCGTCGAGAACACGCTGGACCTCTACCAGATGGCCGTGTTTCCGCAGGGCTCAATCCACCAAGAATTCAACCCCGACTGCGGCGAGACGGTCTTTGTTGCTGGCTTCAACGATGCCGACCCGGGAGTCAGCCAGGTGGCGCAGGGCCTGTTCGGCTTGAGGGGGGATGTGGTGCAGGCGACGCTTGGTGGCATCCAGACATTCAACGGACAGGACATTGAGAGCTTCCGCGAGATGATTCCGAAGAACGTCGCGCTCGGCATCGAGGCTTGCTTGGCCAAGTGCGGGCTGCAAAAGAATGAGAAGAGGGAGTTGAAGGAGTTGATGAACTAA
- a CDS encoding trypsin inhibitor-like cysteine-rich domain-containing protein (transcript_id=CADANIAT00007093) gives MKYFLVLAALAAGVMAYEAVSSPPCNEYEVHKDCGSACHPTCETFEDDVNICTLQCVIGCYCKDGLYRTEVANSGACVPGDKCKQGQGDGRSESDYGDEGGDEDAGEDADEDTWSYY, from the exons ATGAAGtacttcctcgtccttgcagCCTTGGCTGCTGGTGTCATGGCTTATGAAGCTGTGAGCAGTCCGCCATGCAATGAATAT GAAGTCCACAAAGACTGCGGGTCCGCCTGCCACCCAACGTGCGAGACATTCGAAGACGATGTCAATATCTGCACCCTGCAATGCGTCATCGGGTGCTATTGTAAAGATGGACTGTATAGGACAGAGGTAGCCAAC AGCGGTGCTTGCGTACCAGGGGATAAGTGTAAGCAGGGGCAAGGCGATGGCCGGAGTGAGAGCGACTATGGGGACGAGGGCGGGGACGAAGACGCGGGCGAAGATGCGGATGAAGATACGTGGTCCTACTACTAG
- a CDS encoding putative MFS phosphate transporter (transcript_id=CADANIAT00007094), whose translation MNDIGLLHAPHGPGQDPLQNMDAHEKDAFDALIRPDDSYTADGTYWADLSLFRKIKFVSSYDAGEAKRELSDIWKMFKADPLSPMSYYFQNMVLPGAGLGLEGYVLFSIGNLKPLFQAAFASCWDHDYEGEHICNAQWLNAIEYLEICGIIVGQILVGIVGDWLGRRWGLIQDAAIMLLGLVMLTAAWGVTQNGWVICYAWSLFIYGIGVGGEYPMTATSGMENAVGSGKVSTKEDRLHRGRKVTSAFLMQGWGQFFNQVLLIILLLCFHHGSGNPPYSTVSAQWTYRISFAIPAVGTLWLVYYRTYHMKAASKQLQAAKKKASVTGYDVNSLKLTFQHFGFRLVATTGAWFANDVFFYGNKLFQSEFIKVISPASTSIMPTWLWNLVNVGVSLCGYYLASFLIDNKLYGRKWMQIIGFLMDFILFIVPAFHFDYYTSPEHIKEFQAMYFLSSFFNQFGPNSVTFLVAAEVFPTPIRATAHGMSAAAGKLGALLASVLYNYIDTQTKFYVVPWFGLAGLVLTFFFLPDTTGLDLKEQERRWKYIREGREQDYHGPAVHPKHLSLWERVRGTGKYYDAELDYKQKVEEYRAEWEAAMSARISEKDKDGEEDADEELLSGHVNNYFYRTSPMFRGMEAKPGKGDDFALPPAARSDDSTQNSVQEK comes from the exons ATGAACGATAttggccttcttcatgcGCCCCATGGGCCGGGCCAAGATCCCCTTCAAAATATGGATGCGCACGAGAAGGACGCTTTTGACGCTCTCATTCGCCCCGATGACAGCTATACTGCGGACGGGACCTACTGGGCGGACTTGTCGCTTTTCAGGAAAATCAAGTTTGTGAGCTCATACGATGCGGGGGAAGCCAAGCGCGAGCTTAGCGATATCTGGAAGATGTTCAAGGCCGATCCCTTGTCGCCAATGTCTTATTACTTCCAAAATATGGTCCTCCCCGGAGCTGGTTTGGGTCTAGAAGG CTACGTCCTCTTTTCGATCGGAAACCTGAAACCCCTTTTCCAAGCTGCCTTTGCCTCGTGCTGGGACCACGACTATGAAGGAGAACATATTTGTAACGCACAATGGCTCAATGCGATAGAATATCTCGAGATTTGCGGTATAATTGTTGGTCAGATCCTCGTCGGTATTGTGGGTGACTG GCTCGGCCGACGATGGGGTTTGATTCAGGACGCCGCGATTATGCTTCTCGGTCTCGTTATGCTTACGGCGGCCTGGGGTGTCACCCAAAATGGCTGGGTTATTTGCTATGCATGGTCTCTATTTATTTACGGTATCGGTGTTG GAGGTGAATACCCCATGACTGCCACCAGCGGTATGGAAAATGCTGTCGGCTCTGGCAAAGTCTCTACCAAAGAAGATCGTCTGCACCGTGGCCGCAAAGTCACCAGTGCTTTCTTGATGCAGGGCTGGGGTCAATTTTTCAACCAGGTCCTGCTCATCATTTTACTGCTTTGCTTCCACCACGGGAGCGGAAACCCGCCCTATTCTACTGTCTCTGCTCAGTGGACCTACCGCATTTCTTTCGCCATTCCCGCTGTTGGTACCTTATGGCTCGTCTACTATCGTACGTACCATATGAAGGCCGCCAGCAAACAGCTGCAGGccgcaaagaagaaggcgtcGGTTACTGGTTATGATGTAAACTCGCTGAAACTGACCTTCCAACACTTTGGATTCCGTCTGGTCGCAACAACCGGCGCTTGGTTTGCCAACGATGTCTTTTTCTACGGCAACAAGCTGTTCCAGTCCGAGTTTATCAAGGTCATTAGCCCCGCGTCGACATCCATCATGCCTACTTGGCTCTGGAACTTGGTGAACGTTGGAGTCTCGCTCTGTGGTTACTACTTGGCTTCCTTCCTGATCGACAACAAGCTATATGGCCGCAAATGGATGCAGATCATCGGTTTTTTGATGGACTTTATTCTCTTCATTGTTCCCGCCTTCCACTTCGACTATTACACCTCCCCTGAACATATCAAGGAATTCCAGGCCATGTACTTCCTGagttccttcttcaaccaatTCGGCCCTAACTCGGTCACTTTCCTGGTTGCCGCAGAAGTATTCCCGACGCCCATCCGTGCCACCGCGCATGGAATGTCCGCCGCTGCGGGAAAACTCGGTGCTCTCCTTGCATCCGTTCTCTACAACTACATCGACACACAGACAAAGTTTTACGTTGTCCCCTGGTTCGGGTTGGCAGGTCTCGTTCTCacctttttcttcctccctgaCACCACCGGGCTTGACTTGAAGGAACAAGAGCGCCGCTGGAAGTACATCCGGGAAGGTCGCGAACAGGACTATCACGGCCCGGCCGTCCACCCCAAGCACCTGTCTCTCTGGGAACGCGTCCGTGGTACCGGCAAGTACTATGATGCGGAGCTCGACTACAAGCAGAAGGTCGAAGAGTACCGCGCTGAATGGGAAGCCGCCATGTCTGCCAGGATCTCcgagaaggacaaggacggtgaggaagacgCCGACGAAGAGCTCTTGTCCGGCCACGTCAACAACTATTTCTATCGCACAAGCCCAATGTTCCGTGGAATGGAAGCAAAACCCGGCAAGGGTGACGActttgctcttcctcccGCTGCGCGGTCAGATGATTCCACACAGAACTCCGTTCAAGAAAAATAG